In a single window of the Acipenser ruthenus chromosome 8, fAciRut3.2 maternal haplotype, whole genome shotgun sequence genome:
- the LOC117406577 gene encoding dynein light chain Tctex-type 3 encodes MEDYQPNDEVSFNADEASNYVKECIESIIGGVDYNQNKVNQWTASIVEHSLTQLVKQGKPFKYIVNCAVMQKSGAGLHTANSCYWDTTTDGNCTVRWENRTMYCVVCVFAVAVTL; translated from the exons ATGGAGGACTACCAACCTAACGATGAG GTTTCCTTTAATGCAGATGAAGCCAGCAACTACGTGAAAGAG TGCATTGAAAGTATCATTGGCGGGGTGGACTACAATCAAAACAAAGTGAACCAGTGGACAGCCAGTATTGTGGAACACTCTCTAACGCAGCTTGTTAAACAAGGGAAACCTTTTAAATACATTG TAAACTGTGCTGTAATGCAGAAGAGTGGGGCTGGTCTACACACAGCCAATTCCTGTTATTGGGACACCACTACGGATG GAAACTGCACAGTAAGGTGGGAGAATCGGACCATGTATTGTGTCGTATGTGTTTTTGCAGTTGCTGTCACCCTGTAG